The Meleagris gallopavo isolate NT-WF06-2002-E0010 breed Aviagen turkey brand Nicholas breeding stock chromosome 10, Turkey_5.1, whole genome shotgun sequence genome contains a region encoding:
- the PODN gene encoding podocan isoform X2: MLGTALGLAVDRNTLGAMPAGGRELLVLGCAAANDFPEGVVGRRRPPGPAHGCPRDCGCTQEGVVDCGGIDLKEFPLLLPELTNHLSLQNNQIEEIFPEELARLHRLETLNLQNNRLTSKGLPEEAFEHLENLNYLYLANNKLTVAPKFLPNTLISADFAANYLTKIYGLTFGQKPNLRSVYLHNNKLSDAGLPDNMFNGSNNVEILIMSSNFLKYVPKNLPPALYKLHLKNNKLEKIPKGAFSELTGLRELYLQNNYLTNEGMDNETFWKLSSLEYLDLSSNNLSQIPSGLPRNIVLLHLEKNAIKVIGRDVLTQIKNLEYLLLHNNKLKARGIHPSAFQGLKKLHTVHLYNNLLERIPSGLPRRVKTLMILHNQISEINRNDFATTYFLEELNLSYNKLKSPQIHREAFRKLRQLKSLDLSGNNLNTVPYGFPKNLQVLKLKENEISDIPKGTLSGMTKLRELYLSNNKLKVNSIYSRAWRELSSLQSLDMAGNQLTSIPSGLPESLEYLYLQNNKITVVSENVFESTPKLKGIYLRFNKIAVGALKVNTFQSLQHLQVLDIEGNLEFSNTSKNKDDSEEELEDEEDEEN, translated from the exons ATGCTGGGCACAGCCCTCGGCTTAGCGGTGGATCGGAACACTTTGG GGGCGATGCCAGCCGGCGGCCgggagctgctggtgctgggctgtgccGCCGCCAACGACTTCCCCGAGGGTGTTGTGGGGCGAAGGCGCCCACCAGGCCCGGCCCACGGCTGCCCCCGCGACTGCGGCTGCACTCAAGAGGGAGTCGTGGACTGCGGTGGCATCGACCTGAAGGAGTTCccgctgctgctgcctgagctGACCAACCACCTCTCGCTGCAG AACAACCAGAtagaagaaatctttccagAAGAGCTTGCTCGTCTTCACAGACTGGAAACTCTAAATTTGCAAAACAACAGGCTGACTTCAAAAG gGCTGCCAGAGGAAGCATTTGAGCACCTGGAGAACCTGAATTACCTATACTTGGCAAACAATAAG ctaACAGTGGCTCCAAAATTCCTACCAAATACCTTGATCAGTGCAGATTTTGCAGCCAATTATCTCACTAAGATATATGGGCTCACATTTGGACAGAAACCAAACTTGAG GTCTGTTTACCTTCATAACAACAAACTTTCAGATGCTGGCTTGCCTGATAATATGTTCAATGGCTCTAACAATGTGGAGATACTCATCATGTCCAGCAATTTCCTGAAATATGTTCCGAAGAATCTCCCTCCAGCATTATACAAATTGCATTTAAAG AACAACAAGCTAGAGAAGATTCCCAAAGGAGCCTTCAGTGAACTTACAGGCCTGCGGGAGCTGTACTTACAGAATAACTACCTGACTAATGAAGGAATGGACAACGAAACTTTCTG GAAACTGTCCAGTCTTGAATATCTGGATTTGTCCAGCAATAACCTCTCACAAATCCCAAGTGGTTTGCCTCGAAACATCGTCCTCCTTCACCTGGAGAAGAATGCAATTAAGGTGATTGGTAGAGATGTCCTGACCCAAATTAAGAACCTTGAGTACCTCCTGCTCCAtaataacaaattaaaagcCCGAGGTATTCACCCGTCAGCCTTCCAGGGCTTGAAGAAACTGCACACTGTCCATCTGTACAACAACCTCCTGGAAAGGATTCCCAGTGGGCTGCCTCGACGAGTGAAAACACTCATGATCTTGCATAACCAGATTTCTGAGATTAATAGGAATGACTTTGCTACCACTTACTTCCTTGAAGAGTTGAACCTGAGCTACAATAAGCTCAAAAGTCCCCAGATCCATCGGGAGGCCTTCCGTAAACTGAGGCAGTTGAAGTCCTTGGATCTTTCTGGAAACAATCTCAACACGGTGCCCTATGGCTTTCCAAAGAACTTGCAGGTTCTGAAGCTAAAGGAAAATGAGATAAGTGACATCCCAAAAGGGACTTTGTCTGGGATGACAAAACTGCGGGAATTATATTTGAGCAACAATAAACTGAAAGTAAACTCAATTTATTCAAGAGCATGGAGGGAGCTCAGCAGTCTCCAG TCACTAGACATGGCTGGCAACCAGCTGACTTCGATCCCCTCAGGCCTGCCAGAATCTCTAGAGTATCTGTATCTTCAGAACAACAAGATCACAGTTGTTTCAGAGAATGTTTTTGAGTCCACACCCAAACTAAAGGGAATTTACCTCAG GTTTAATAAGATTGCAGTTGGAGCACTGAAGGTAAATACCTTCCAAAGTCTACAGCACTTACAAGTATTGGATATTGAAGGGAACCTTGAATTCAGCAACACTTCAAAGAATAAGGATGACTCAGAAGAGGAATTagaagatgaggaagatgaggaaaacTGA
- the PODN gene encoding podocan isoform X3, producing MFFSIHLISDSRGAMPAGGRELLVLGCAAANDFPEGVVGRRRPPGPAHGCPRDCGCTQEGVVDCGGIDLKEFPLLLPELTNHLSLQNNQIEEIFPEELARLHRLETLNLQNNRLTSKGLPEEAFEHLENLNYLYLANNKLTVAPKFLPNTLISADFAANYLTKIYGLTFGQKPNLRSVYLHNNKLSDAGLPDNMFNGSNNVEILIMSSNFLKYVPKNLPPALYKLHLKNNKLEKIPKGAFSELTGLRELYLQNNYLTNEGMDNETFWKLSSLEYLDLSSNNLSQIPSGLPRNIVLLHLEKNAIKVIGRDVLTQIKNLEYLLLHNNKLKARGIHPSAFQGLKKLHTVHLYNNLLERIPSGLPRRVKTLMILHNQISEINRNDFATTYFLEELNLSYNKLKSPQIHREAFRKLRQLKSLDLSGNNLNTVPYGFPKNLQVLKLKENEISDIPKGTLSGMTKLRELYLSNNKLKVNSIYSRAWRELSSLQSLDMAGNQLTSIPSGLPESLEYLYLQNNKITVVSENVFESTPKLKGIYLRFNKIAVGALKVNTFQSLQHLQVLDIEGNLEFSNTSKNKDDSEEELEDEEDEEN from the exons ATGTTCTTCTCCATTCATCTGATCTCTGACAGCAGAG GGGCGATGCCAGCCGGCGGCCgggagctgctggtgctgggctgtgccGCCGCCAACGACTTCCCCGAGGGTGTTGTGGGGCGAAGGCGCCCACCAGGCCCGGCCCACGGCTGCCCCCGCGACTGCGGCTGCACTCAAGAGGGAGTCGTGGACTGCGGTGGCATCGACCTGAAGGAGTTCccgctgctgctgcctgagctGACCAACCACCTCTCGCTGCAG AACAACCAGAtagaagaaatctttccagAAGAGCTTGCTCGTCTTCACAGACTGGAAACTCTAAATTTGCAAAACAACAGGCTGACTTCAAAAG gGCTGCCAGAGGAAGCATTTGAGCACCTGGAGAACCTGAATTACCTATACTTGGCAAACAATAAG ctaACAGTGGCTCCAAAATTCCTACCAAATACCTTGATCAGTGCAGATTTTGCAGCCAATTATCTCACTAAGATATATGGGCTCACATTTGGACAGAAACCAAACTTGAG GTCTGTTTACCTTCATAACAACAAACTTTCAGATGCTGGCTTGCCTGATAATATGTTCAATGGCTCTAACAATGTGGAGATACTCATCATGTCCAGCAATTTCCTGAAATATGTTCCGAAGAATCTCCCTCCAGCATTATACAAATTGCATTTAAAG AACAACAAGCTAGAGAAGATTCCCAAAGGAGCCTTCAGTGAACTTACAGGCCTGCGGGAGCTGTACTTACAGAATAACTACCTGACTAATGAAGGAATGGACAACGAAACTTTCTG GAAACTGTCCAGTCTTGAATATCTGGATTTGTCCAGCAATAACCTCTCACAAATCCCAAGTGGTTTGCCTCGAAACATCGTCCTCCTTCACCTGGAGAAGAATGCAATTAAGGTGATTGGTAGAGATGTCCTGACCCAAATTAAGAACCTTGAGTACCTCCTGCTCCAtaataacaaattaaaagcCCGAGGTATTCACCCGTCAGCCTTCCAGGGCTTGAAGAAACTGCACACTGTCCATCTGTACAACAACCTCCTGGAAAGGATTCCCAGTGGGCTGCCTCGACGAGTGAAAACACTCATGATCTTGCATAACCAGATTTCTGAGATTAATAGGAATGACTTTGCTACCACTTACTTCCTTGAAGAGTTGAACCTGAGCTACAATAAGCTCAAAAGTCCCCAGATCCATCGGGAGGCCTTCCGTAAACTGAGGCAGTTGAAGTCCTTGGATCTTTCTGGAAACAATCTCAACACGGTGCCCTATGGCTTTCCAAAGAACTTGCAGGTTCTGAAGCTAAAGGAAAATGAGATAAGTGACATCCCAAAAGGGACTTTGTCTGGGATGACAAAACTGCGGGAATTATATTTGAGCAACAATAAACTGAAAGTAAACTCAATTTATTCAAGAGCATGGAGGGAGCTCAGCAGTCTCCAG TCACTAGACATGGCTGGCAACCAGCTGACTTCGATCCCCTCAGGCCTGCCAGAATCTCTAGAGTATCTGTATCTTCAGAACAACAAGATCACAGTTGTTTCAGAGAATGTTTTTGAGTCCACACCCAAACTAAAGGGAATTTACCTCAG GTTTAATAAGATTGCAGTTGGAGCACTGAAGGTAAATACCTTCCAAAGTCTACAGCACTTACAAGTATTGGATATTGAAGGGAACCTTGAATTCAGCAACACTTCAAAGAATAAGGATGACTCAGAAGAGGAATTagaagatgaggaagatgaggaaaacTGA
- the PODN gene encoding podocan isoform X1: MVRPHAAARKSAAALRGDVQWAMPAGGRELLVLGCAAANDFPEGVVGRRRPPGPAHGCPRDCGCTQEGVVDCGGIDLKEFPLLLPELTNHLSLQNNQIEEIFPEELARLHRLETLNLQNNRLTSKGLPEEAFEHLENLNYLYLANNKLTVAPKFLPNTLISADFAANYLTKIYGLTFGQKPNLRSVYLHNNKLSDAGLPDNMFNGSNNVEILIMSSNFLKYVPKNLPPALYKLHLKNNKLEKIPKGAFSELTGLRELYLQNNYLTNEGMDNETFWKLSSLEYLDLSSNNLSQIPSGLPRNIVLLHLEKNAIKVIGRDVLTQIKNLEYLLLHNNKLKARGIHPSAFQGLKKLHTVHLYNNLLERIPSGLPRRVKTLMILHNQISEINRNDFATTYFLEELNLSYNKLKSPQIHREAFRKLRQLKSLDLSGNNLNTVPYGFPKNLQVLKLKENEISDIPKGTLSGMTKLRELYLSNNKLKVNSIYSRAWRELSSLQSLDMAGNQLTSIPSGLPESLEYLYLQNNKITVVSENVFESTPKLKGIYLRFNKIAVGALKVNTFQSLQHLQVLDIEGNLEFSNTSKNKDDSEEELEDEEDEEN, from the exons ATGGTCAGACCCCATGCAGCAGCCCGTAAGTCAGCCGCAGCTCTCAGAGGGGACGTTCAGT GGGCGATGCCAGCCGGCGGCCgggagctgctggtgctgggctgtgccGCCGCCAACGACTTCCCCGAGGGTGTTGTGGGGCGAAGGCGCCCACCAGGCCCGGCCCACGGCTGCCCCCGCGACTGCGGCTGCACTCAAGAGGGAGTCGTGGACTGCGGTGGCATCGACCTGAAGGAGTTCccgctgctgctgcctgagctGACCAACCACCTCTCGCTGCAG AACAACCAGAtagaagaaatctttccagAAGAGCTTGCTCGTCTTCACAGACTGGAAACTCTAAATTTGCAAAACAACAGGCTGACTTCAAAAG gGCTGCCAGAGGAAGCATTTGAGCACCTGGAGAACCTGAATTACCTATACTTGGCAAACAATAAG ctaACAGTGGCTCCAAAATTCCTACCAAATACCTTGATCAGTGCAGATTTTGCAGCCAATTATCTCACTAAGATATATGGGCTCACATTTGGACAGAAACCAAACTTGAG GTCTGTTTACCTTCATAACAACAAACTTTCAGATGCTGGCTTGCCTGATAATATGTTCAATGGCTCTAACAATGTGGAGATACTCATCATGTCCAGCAATTTCCTGAAATATGTTCCGAAGAATCTCCCTCCAGCATTATACAAATTGCATTTAAAG AACAACAAGCTAGAGAAGATTCCCAAAGGAGCCTTCAGTGAACTTACAGGCCTGCGGGAGCTGTACTTACAGAATAACTACCTGACTAATGAAGGAATGGACAACGAAACTTTCTG GAAACTGTCCAGTCTTGAATATCTGGATTTGTCCAGCAATAACCTCTCACAAATCCCAAGTGGTTTGCCTCGAAACATCGTCCTCCTTCACCTGGAGAAGAATGCAATTAAGGTGATTGGTAGAGATGTCCTGACCCAAATTAAGAACCTTGAGTACCTCCTGCTCCAtaataacaaattaaaagcCCGAGGTATTCACCCGTCAGCCTTCCAGGGCTTGAAGAAACTGCACACTGTCCATCTGTACAACAACCTCCTGGAAAGGATTCCCAGTGGGCTGCCTCGACGAGTGAAAACACTCATGATCTTGCATAACCAGATTTCTGAGATTAATAGGAATGACTTTGCTACCACTTACTTCCTTGAAGAGTTGAACCTGAGCTACAATAAGCTCAAAAGTCCCCAGATCCATCGGGAGGCCTTCCGTAAACTGAGGCAGTTGAAGTCCTTGGATCTTTCTGGAAACAATCTCAACACGGTGCCCTATGGCTTTCCAAAGAACTTGCAGGTTCTGAAGCTAAAGGAAAATGAGATAAGTGACATCCCAAAAGGGACTTTGTCTGGGATGACAAAACTGCGGGAATTATATTTGAGCAACAATAAACTGAAAGTAAACTCAATTTATTCAAGAGCATGGAGGGAGCTCAGCAGTCTCCAG TCACTAGACATGGCTGGCAACCAGCTGACTTCGATCCCCTCAGGCCTGCCAGAATCTCTAGAGTATCTGTATCTTCAGAACAACAAGATCACAGTTGTTTCAGAGAATGTTTTTGAGTCCACACCCAAACTAAAGGGAATTTACCTCAG GTTTAATAAGATTGCAGTTGGAGCACTGAAGGTAAATACCTTCCAAAGTCTACAGCACTTACAAGTATTGGATATTGAAGGGAACCTTGAATTCAGCAACACTTCAAAGAATAAGGATGACTCAGAAGAGGAATTagaagatgaggaagatgaggaaaacTGA
- the PODN gene encoding podocan isoform X4: protein MPAGGRELLVLGCAAANDFPEGVVGRRRPPGPAHGCPRDCGCTQEGVVDCGGIDLKEFPLLLPELTNHLSLQNNQIEEIFPEELARLHRLETLNLQNNRLTSKGLPEEAFEHLENLNYLYLANNKLTVAPKFLPNTLISADFAANYLTKIYGLTFGQKPNLRSVYLHNNKLSDAGLPDNMFNGSNNVEILIMSSNFLKYVPKNLPPALYKLHLKNNKLEKIPKGAFSELTGLRELYLQNNYLTNEGMDNETFWKLSSLEYLDLSSNNLSQIPSGLPRNIVLLHLEKNAIKVIGRDVLTQIKNLEYLLLHNNKLKARGIHPSAFQGLKKLHTVHLYNNLLERIPSGLPRRVKTLMILHNQISEINRNDFATTYFLEELNLSYNKLKSPQIHREAFRKLRQLKSLDLSGNNLNTVPYGFPKNLQVLKLKENEISDIPKGTLSGMTKLRELYLSNNKLKVNSIYSRAWRELSSLQSLDMAGNQLTSIPSGLPESLEYLYLQNNKITVVSENVFESTPKLKGIYLRFNKIAVGALKVNTFQSLQHLQVLDIEGNLEFSNTSKNKDDSEEELEDEEDEEN from the exons ATGCCAGCCGGCGGCCgggagctgctggtgctgggctgtgccGCCGCCAACGACTTCCCCGAGGGTGTTGTGGGGCGAAGGCGCCCACCAGGCCCGGCCCACGGCTGCCCCCGCGACTGCGGCTGCACTCAAGAGGGAGTCGTGGACTGCGGTGGCATCGACCTGAAGGAGTTCccgctgctgctgcctgagctGACCAACCACCTCTCGCTGCAG AACAACCAGAtagaagaaatctttccagAAGAGCTTGCTCGTCTTCACAGACTGGAAACTCTAAATTTGCAAAACAACAGGCTGACTTCAAAAG gGCTGCCAGAGGAAGCATTTGAGCACCTGGAGAACCTGAATTACCTATACTTGGCAAACAATAAG ctaACAGTGGCTCCAAAATTCCTACCAAATACCTTGATCAGTGCAGATTTTGCAGCCAATTATCTCACTAAGATATATGGGCTCACATTTGGACAGAAACCAAACTTGAG GTCTGTTTACCTTCATAACAACAAACTTTCAGATGCTGGCTTGCCTGATAATATGTTCAATGGCTCTAACAATGTGGAGATACTCATCATGTCCAGCAATTTCCTGAAATATGTTCCGAAGAATCTCCCTCCAGCATTATACAAATTGCATTTAAAG AACAACAAGCTAGAGAAGATTCCCAAAGGAGCCTTCAGTGAACTTACAGGCCTGCGGGAGCTGTACTTACAGAATAACTACCTGACTAATGAAGGAATGGACAACGAAACTTTCTG GAAACTGTCCAGTCTTGAATATCTGGATTTGTCCAGCAATAACCTCTCACAAATCCCAAGTGGTTTGCCTCGAAACATCGTCCTCCTTCACCTGGAGAAGAATGCAATTAAGGTGATTGGTAGAGATGTCCTGACCCAAATTAAGAACCTTGAGTACCTCCTGCTCCAtaataacaaattaaaagcCCGAGGTATTCACCCGTCAGCCTTCCAGGGCTTGAAGAAACTGCACACTGTCCATCTGTACAACAACCTCCTGGAAAGGATTCCCAGTGGGCTGCCTCGACGAGTGAAAACACTCATGATCTTGCATAACCAGATTTCTGAGATTAATAGGAATGACTTTGCTACCACTTACTTCCTTGAAGAGTTGAACCTGAGCTACAATAAGCTCAAAAGTCCCCAGATCCATCGGGAGGCCTTCCGTAAACTGAGGCAGTTGAAGTCCTTGGATCTTTCTGGAAACAATCTCAACACGGTGCCCTATGGCTTTCCAAAGAACTTGCAGGTTCTGAAGCTAAAGGAAAATGAGATAAGTGACATCCCAAAAGGGACTTTGTCTGGGATGACAAAACTGCGGGAATTATATTTGAGCAACAATAAACTGAAAGTAAACTCAATTTATTCAAGAGCATGGAGGGAGCTCAGCAGTCTCCAG TCACTAGACATGGCTGGCAACCAGCTGACTTCGATCCCCTCAGGCCTGCCAGAATCTCTAGAGTATCTGTATCTTCAGAACAACAAGATCACAGTTGTTTCAGAGAATGTTTTTGAGTCCACACCCAAACTAAAGGGAATTTACCTCAG GTTTAATAAGATTGCAGTTGGAGCACTGAAGGTAAATACCTTCCAAAGTCTACAGCACTTACAAGTATTGGATATTGAAGGGAACCTTGAATTCAGCAACACTTCAAAGAATAAGGATGACTCAGAAGAGGAATTagaagatgaggaagatgaggaaaacTGA